A single genomic interval of Spinacia oleracea cultivar Varoflay chromosome 6, BTI_SOV_V1, whole genome shotgun sequence harbors:
- the LOC110803862 gene encoding protein FAR1-RELATED SEQUENCE 5-like: MLLVSSFCVRKAKQVRKVGTTQVTTKLFLCSAVGKRNIVLKKDQKQEKDELEGLLTEENTSVKKQKRKPRRVAITMTGCNALIKAKLNDGGQFEIIQHVMAHNHPLTRQQWNHLHRSEREMTVPKEKAIEAMHESGFRPSESFRYMSNEAGGEDDVGHSYKDHMNFCYKLKIKAIEGGDSQVVYDKLQDAYYEDPNFFFRIRLDKDGRVCNFFWRDSMMLEDYKIYGDVTVFDTTYRTNRYNLICAPFVGINNHWKNTIFACALLGDEKTESFVWLFETFKKAMGDKSPITLFIDQDGAMARAIKKSHTIEEARKILEDSFKKDSEAIQTIFTATSNNEQNTTNTTTENENSVQVLDPAHANTKGKSKKRIPGSYDNFNKGKRRKHREFGSKTPKHLF, encoded by the exons ATGCTATTAGTGTCGA GTTTCTGTGTAAGGAAAGCAAAACAAGTACGAAAAGTTGGAACTACACAGGTCACAACAAAGCTGTTTCTATGTTCAGCAGTTGGAAAAAGAAACATTGTGTTGAAAAAAGACCAAAAACAGGAGAAAGATGAACTTGAAGGTCTACTAACAGAGGAAAATACTTCTGTgaaaaaacagaaaagaaaaCCAAGAAGAGTTGCAATAACTATGACAGGTTGTAATGCTTTGATCAAAGCAAAACTGAATGATGGAGGTCAATTTGAGATAATACAGCATGTTATGGCCCACAACCACCCCCTGACAAGACAACAATGGAACCATTTACACCGCTCAGAACGTGAAATGACAGTACCTAAGGAGAAAGCAATAGAGGCTATGCATGAATCAGGTTTTCGACCTAGTGAGTCCTTTCGATACATGTCAAACGAAGCTGGTGGAGAAGATGATGTAGGACATTCATATAAGGATCATATGAATTTCTGTTATAAGCTGAAAATTAAGGCTATTGAAGGAGGAGATTCTCAAGTTGTATATGACAAACTGCAAGATGCTTATTATGAAGATCCTAATTTCTTTTTCAGAATAAGGTTGGATAAGGATGGAAgggtttgtaattttttttggagGGATTCGATGATGCTAGAAGATTACAAAATTTATGGTGATGTTACTGTCTTTGACACTACTTACAGAACAAACCGTTACAACCTCATCTGTGCACCGTTTGTGGGGATTAATAACCACTGGAAAAATACTATATTTGCGTGTGCATTATTAGGAGATGAGAAAACAGAATCCTTTGTGTGGCTTTTTGAGACTTTCAAAAAAGCTATGGGTGACAAAAGTCCAATCACACTCTTTATTGACCAAGATGGAGCTATGGCTAGAGCAATAAAGAAG AGCCATACAATAGAGGAGGCTAGAAAAATACTTGAAGATAGCTTCAAGAAAGATTCAGAAGCTATTCAAACAATTTTTACAGCTACAAGCAACAATGAACAGAACACAACAAATACGACAACTGAGAATGAGAATTCTGTGCAAGTTTTGGACCCGGCTCATGCCAACACTAAAGGAAAGTCAAAAAAGAGGATTCCGGGGAGTTATGACAACTTTAACAAGGGGAAAAGGAGAAAGCACAGGGAATTTGGCTCCAAAACGCCTAAGCATTTATTCTGA